The Orcinus orca chromosome 1, mOrcOrc1.1, whole genome shotgun sequence DNA window TCCTTCTCTCTGCCCCTCATCCTGTCCAAGGACTCAACCTGAGATACAAGACACAAACTGAGGGGACAGCAGGGACCCCGCAGCCCGGCCACTCCCTGCCCATTCATGGGAGCCCAGACTGCACCCCAAGGACAGGCTTCCTATCCCACCACCCCCTAGCTGGGGTTGATGCAGGATGGGGGGCCACCTAGCCTGCCTTACGCAGCTTCACTCAGGGAAGGTCTTCCTTATTTGTGAGTCCCATCCCCAAACTCTGGCCTGTCCCTGCTTCTCTCCAACCCGCCACCTGCACCCCAGAGGGGGCTCTGGCCTCTTGAAGCAGAAGCACAGCAATAGTAGCAGGAAGAACGACTGTCATTACACCAGGCCGTCAGCTCCTGTTAACTGGGCTCCCAGCCAAGCACATTCCCTGGCAGGGACCAGAAATTTAATAATATCAGTTCATACTCCTAGGGCATCTTTAATTTGTCAAAACACATTTTATGTCGTTGCTTGACACCCGGAATAAACTTGTAAAATACTATCATCCCCGTTGGCAGAAGCGAAAAGATGaggcaaagaggaaaacaacttgcccaaagtcccacAGATTCCCTGAGTCCTGTCCAGGGACCTTCCCACTCCCCAGGTGGCAAGGGAGGAGATCGGGTTCACTTATTCAATCAATCAACATTGGGTGCTTTTCTGGGCCTGGACTTAGGCTAAGTGCCAGGGACACAGTGAATAAGACAGACGGCCATCCCTGCCCTCTCGGAGTTTAGAGTCCAGTTGGGAGACAAACATTACACTTGTAGACAGGTGAGCTCAACAGCCACAGGCTCGGAGTACAGCAGTGAAGGTCAGACTCCGGAGGGGaatatgggggagggggatgacCAGAGTGGGTGGTCAGAAAAGGCCCCCCGAGGGAGATATTTAAACTCAGACCTGGAGGGCAAGAATCAGCAGCCTTAGAgagagcatcccaggcagaggaacaGCAAGAGCCTCTGAGGCTGGCAAGAGCCTGGCCTGTTCAAAGACGGTTTGTGAGCAAAGTAGAGAGGATACAGGCCATACCCAGGAGGTAACAGAGGCCATGGTAAGGAGCTGAGAGCTTATCCCAAGAGCAAGGGAAAGCCAGTGAAGGATTTTAGGCATGAGTGGGATGTGACCCCGCTTACACATTTTTCAAAGATGTTTCAGACTGTTCTGCTGAGAACGGGCTAtgagggggcaggaaggaggtggGGGGTCACctagaggccctgcagccatccAGGTGAGTGATGGGGGCTGGTCCAGGGGGCATGGAGACCAGGGAAGGAAGTAGCTGACTGACAAGTGAGATGAGGGACAGGGAATGGGGCACTGAGGACAGGCGGAAGTCGAAACATCAGCCCGGGGAAAGGTGAAGACCAGCTCACCTGAGAGGAAGTCCCGGACCTGCTGAATGAGGAGCCGCGTGCGTGTGACGTCTTCCTCCATCTGGGCGCGGCTGGTGCTCACCTGCATCTCCAGGCTCTGAGCATCTGACTGCACCTGCAAGGTGGCTTCCTCGGCTGCCCTGATCTGCTGACACACGCTATGCGTCAGCAGTGGTTAAAGCCCCAAGAGGGCCTCTCGGCAGCCCCCGAGGATTCTGGCGGCACCTGCTACCCAAGACCTCCCTCGGAAACTTTTGTAACTAGCTCGGTTTGGCCCCAGAAGAGATGATGTAAAAACACTGGCCTCAAACTCTCTCTCTCACTTGCTGTAGGGCCACGGGAAAGTCACCCGACATCTCTGGGCTTTCGACTCCTGGCTGCAGAATGGGAGCTCTGACTCGCTTAGGGGCtctgtcccctctgcctcctccaccaCGGGCCCACCCCACCTCAGCCACACCTACCATCTGCGTGGTCTGCTGGAGCTGGGCGTTGAAGCCCCGCAGCTGCTCGGCCACCTGCCCTGCCGTCCGGAaggccccacctgccctggggagagcacccctgcagtgggagcCACAGGCCGTGCCGTTGTCTCGGGGACACAGCTCCCCAGGGCATGCTCCCGGGGTGCAAGCCATCTCCCTGGGGCCCCCACAGAGCTGTGGAGAGATGGGGGCATCAGAGGGGGTCCCCAAGCCTCCTCAGTGATCACTCCCCTCCCACACCTGGGAAACAAGTGGCCAGACATCTCCACGGCAACTTGGGCACCAGAAACTTGTTTCCTTGGTAACTGCTGAACACACTATGCGGGGTCAAGGGTCGGGATGGGCGGGGGTGTGGGAGGTCCACGTGGCCCCAGTGGGGAATGCGGAGCAACAGTCGGTGAGTGACAAGCTGGGGCGGGGAGCCTCTGGAAGTGGGGCTCCATGACAGGAGTCACCTTGTTGGCGGCGGGTGTCAGATCAGGCAAGGAAGCCATCTGCAGCCTCAGGGCCGCGAGCTGGGGGCCGCCGGCCCCTCCTGCTCCTCCCAGCTGCTGCTCCAGCCTCTCCGCCTCTCTCCGGCTGTCCCTGAGCTGCAGCAGCCAGCGGGAGCTATCCGCGACCTGCTGAGCAGCCTGGGATGACCGCTGGTGGGCCGCGGTCAGCATCCGGAAGGCTCCTGTGGgaagaagagggggaaccaaGCTGGCCCTGGACCTGGAGGCCTGGAGACGGAGATGAAGCCTGGCCCGGCGTGGCGTCTGTGTGCCCCTCCTCACCTGAAGGATCGGCACTGCTTATTTTTTCAAACTGCTCCCTCTTGCTCTGATACATAACGAGGAGGCGATTGAAGCTTCTGTCCAGATTCTCCAGGTCTCCCGGGAGGGACAAGGTCTCCTCCTCTAGGGGCAGATCCACCTGCAGGCCCTGGAGAGTCTGCCTGAAGTGGGAGAGAAGCTTCCACTAAAATACAGGAAGGGGGCTTCCTCCCTAGAGCCAGCCATCCCCTCGGAGAAATCGCTACTGAGTCAGGAAAAAGAGACGCCGTCGGTAAAAGCCACAGAAGGGAGCCTCCGCAGGCTGGAGAGGATCCTGCTGGGCAAAAGCTAGCACAACCTCCCTCCACCCCTATGCGGGCAGATCCCTCCTTGGCGTGTGTGACCCTAACAGTCCCCGCTTTCCTCCGCCTCCCAACGTCGACTTCCACGAGGAGCATCCCCCgagcccctcctcctcctctgctgcCTACAGGCCGACATCAGCCACCACCTGTACCCCAGGCTCCCGAGTCTCTCTTCTGCAGCCCACACCTCCCCACAGAGCTCCCATAGCTGCAGCCCACTGGTGGTCTCCACCTGAACGGGGTCACCTGCCCTGACCCACCAGGGCTGAGCTTCCAGACGTTCCTCCCTCCCAGGGCCTTTgcagctccacccaccaccagtccctccaccAGCCTCGCGTACTCCATGGCCGGGCTTTGCTCAGCACGGACCGTCCTTCTGGAAAGCCCCACCAGGCCTGCACACCCAACCCACCAACTGCCTGCGGACTCCCTACTCAGTGCTGAGACCAAGGTCGATGGCACACCTAGATGGCTCAGGCCCTCACAGTCAGCAAGTGCTCAGGGAAAGCAAACTCATAAAAACTTCAGAAGGAAACCTCACTGAGAAGGCACCTCAGCTGGTGGGAGGAGACCGTGGGTGGGACTGCTCCCATTCCAAAGGCAAACGCAAGTTATTTTTAGAGCCCTGCCTCTCAGATGCCCTCCACAAGGCTGACTAATGCAGAGCTGACTCTCCCACGGGCGGCACCGGGCACTTGAAAGAACTCAGGACTTGGGCTCGTGCCTGTGCTCCCGGTGCCCCGCTCTGCCCCTCGGTGGCCACGTGACTCTATCATGTCACCtatctgtgcctgtttcctcatctgcaaaatgcaaGGAATAACACCCACCACGCCAACCTCCCAGGACTGTCGTGACAGTGAAAAGAGAGGCGCCTGTGAGAAGCCTCGGTAGACGGTAAAGGGCTGTAACCGATGTAAGGAAGGACCAGTGTGCCCCTATGTGGACCCACGTGGCTCGGCAGGGAGAGGGAATGACCTGATGGAGACGATGGCATTGGCCACCTGGGCCACCTCCTGCTCCGTGACCGAGGCGCCGCCGAGGATGGCTTGGATCTGCTCCAGCTTGTTCTTCGTGTCCAGCATCCGGGACGCCAGGCCGCGGTCCTCCAGGCCCGGCCCAGGCCACAGGCTGGTGGTGGCATTACGGAGGCTGCTGAGGCGGAGGGCCCGCTCCCGGAGGCCGGCGTCGTAGGTCTGGAAGCAGGGGTGGCAGGCCACACACACCGGGTAGTGGTCACAGTAGCCTCGCTGGCACTGGTCGCAGCGTGGCCCGGTCGAGCCAGGGCGGCAGAGACAGCGGCCCGAGGCCTTATCGCAGCCTGGTCCCTCCGTTCCCCGGAAGTCACAGTCACAGGCTAAGGGGGGAGAAATGATGGTCAGAGGCCTGGGGGTCAGGAAGATCAGGTGTTTGTGGGGAAAGCCCGAAGAGGAGGTCTGACCTCAGGGTCTTTCACACTTAGAATGAGACAGTCAAGGCCAGAACGAAATCATGGTAATGACAGCAAGCCCTTACGTAGCACCTCCGACGTGGCAGGCCCTGTTCTGAGCCTCACCAGGCACACGCTAACGCTTCTGACCCTCACCACACACTCTGTGGCAGAGTTAACACGCTCATTTTCCCATTCGCACAGATGAAGCATCTGAGGCAGTGTGCCCCTtgcccagatgaggaaactgaggcctgaagagGGGGAGCAACTCCTCCCGAGGTCACAGAGCCGAGAACAGACTCGGGTCTGCGTGCCCTTGTCACTACTTGTCAAACTGACTCCCCCTCAGGACTCACTTTCTCCATCtatgaagagggagaggaggacgtTTCCTGCAGATGGCTTCTGGGAAATGGTTTCTCAGGGAAGCGGGAAGCAAAGCAGCCCTCCTGTCATGCGCACATAGGGACATGGGGACGGCCTGGTGTCAGCCCCGGGGCAGTGGTGGGGAGCGAGCGCTCCTATGGGTTGCCAGGGCCCACCCCGCGTGGACCAGTACGGGATGCCCTCCCCCACCACAGACCCACGTGTCCCCACCACGAGCCCACCCGAGCACAcccccccatgtcctctgcgTCCCCACTCAGTGAGCACACCTCGGCATCCCATAGCTGCATCTCCGTAGGTCTTGTCAGGACACTGGCGGATGGCTGCAGCGTTGCAGGTCAGGCCACCAAAACCTTCCTGACAGGGGCACTGCCCTGTGAACTGTGCGGGGAGAGACCGGTCAGGGGGCAGAACTCCCCAGTGCACCCCAAAGCAAGGGCTCCCACGAGGACACAAGCTCTGAAGTCAAAGCCCAGGACGGCCCTGCAGAAGGTGTGCGAATGTGGCATTGCCAAAGGCTGCGAGCCACGGACGGAGGGACATTTGGTGGCCTCCCCAGGGGAAGGCGGACAGAAGCAGCCCAGTCTGACTTTGGAAAGACCCAGAAGGGCAGTGCGGAGGGGAGACAGAGGCTGGTGGGCGGGAGCCCTCCCTTGCTGAGGGGCCCATGCTCTACCCCGCCATGTACCTGGTTGCACTGGGGGCTGAGGGAGTTGTGCGGGTCGCAGGCACATGGCTCGCAGCCCCGGCCGCTGGCCAGCTTCCAGTGGTAGCGAGCGCACTGGTCACATTTGGGGCCCACCACGTGGGGCAGACACAGGCAGCGTCCACTCTCCTCATCACACGGCATGTCCCGCCGGGCACCCAGGACGCTGCAGTCACAGCCTGCACGGGAGGGAGGGCTGCTGAGCTCGGGGGCCAGGCCACCAAAATCTTACCCCCAGAGGACGTGCACCAGGGAGGGGCACAGCCTGGGAAAAGAACGAGGTAGGGCCGTTCCCTCCAGATAACCTGGCTGACTCATAAGGCCACCGCACTTTCCCACCAGTCCCCACACCTGGCTGCTTGGccacctgcctgccctccctcagGAGGACTCTGTCCCACCTTCCACGTCAGGCCTGTGCTGTCACCTGCTGGAAGCCAGTGGCAAAGCACCCGGCACGCAGCTCAGTGAGTAGGACCGGTCACAGATCTGGTGGCCCCAGGCGCCTGCCCCACGCCGCGGCAGGCTGGGCCCCCTACTCACGGTGGCAGCCCTGCGGGTTGGCATAGGTGAGTCCTGTAAATCCCGGCTTGCACAGGTCACAGCGTTCCCCCTGCACTTGCTCCTTGCACACACACTGCCCAGTCACTGGGTCACAGGGCGCTCCTGGCACTGCCCCATCCGGATCACACTCGCAGGCTGAGAGACAAAGGCAGCCACGGCAGgagggacaaagaagaaaagcagagagcACATTCGAGAAGCCAGGCTTCCTGGTTCAAATCCTTGTTCCACCACTTCCTGACTTACAACCTTACCACCTTAGTTGAGTTATTGaatccctctgtgcctcagctttctcacctataaaatgggggtaattatACAACACTCATAGGCTTCTTATGAGGAATCAATGAGTAAGTGTAAAGCAGAcggaacagtgcttggcacatgttAAGCACTATAAAAGTTGTGGTTGGCATTATTTACTGAATGGCTACTCTGTGGCCAGCACGGAGCTGGGCACTCTTGCCTGTCACCTTATGTCATCCTCACGATAATCCTGAGAGGTGAGGATGCTCATccccattgcacagatgaggagactgaggctcagagatgttcaaAGAACATacgcaaggtcacacagcaagcaagTGCTGGAAACAAGTCAAACTCAAGACTTTCTCACTCTTtccataaatagataaatatcaaCAGGAAGTGAACCAACTTTCTCCCACCCCAAAACCCAAGCCCCTTTCATGGCTTTCAAAACGAAGACTCTTCCTTCACCTAGGAAGTCTTACCTGATGAACCCCACCCGGATCGGAGTGCTTCTATCTCTTTGCTCTCTCCCATATGAACTCACTGGCCCTTGTGATGTGTTAAGTCACTCCTGGGTGACTTACATGTTCATTGAATAAACATTCCTGGAGCATCAGTTATTTGTCTGTCCTTGTGCTAGGGCCCAAGGATATAAGAATAACCCCTGCCATGGAGGGGTCCTTAATGTTGGAGGAAGCAGAAAAATAAGGAGCAAACCACACTGACTTGCTTAGAAGGGCACAGCTAAGTTAAAAACAATTACCCACAAGTCCTGACACACAACCAAGTCTTCACGCTTCCTGAGGGCCTGTATGTCCTTAGGAATGTGTGCTCTGTTGAGCCCAGAACAGATGGGGATTAACAGACCTATGCTGCCTTGGGTCCCTGGAGCCCCTACTCACGGATGCAGGTCTCCTGAATGGGAGCACCAGGACGCCGGTTCCGGAAATAGTGCAGCTGACACCGCTCACAGTTCTTGCCCTCAGTGTGGTGTTGGCAGTTGTCACACACACCTCCATGTGTCCCCTGGCTGGCGGCAAACACGGCTGGGTCGAAGTGACATGTCTCTGAGTGTCCGTTGCAGTCACACCCTGCAAAAGGGATTACTAGGGCTGACATTTGAGCAGCACCTTTGCCGTGTGCAAAGCACGTTCCACACTAACTCACTGGCATCCCCAGCAACTCTGCAAGATGCTCAGGTCTGGGAAACAgggcaactgaggcccagggaggcttttgtaatttatttcaggtTATATAGCcagtaagaaaggaaaacagggaaCTCAGGCCTCTTGACTCCCAGTGTGGGGACTGACCCAAGAATAATACCCATGTTGAGCCAAAGAGAGAGCCCTTTGAATGGTCCCATGTCAAccctcccccactgccacctGCTGGGTCTCCTGCTGGGTCACTGCCCTTCTCTGGGCTGGGATCTTTGTTGCCCTCATTTATGCAGGGAAGGGCCCGGCCTCCAGGAATCTAATTCCATGGATTTCAACTCTGGAGGCACATCTGAAGTAGAAAGAATGACAACAGGGAACCACGTATGTCCTACACTGGATAGGCCAGAAGTAGGAGGACCTGTGGTTAGCACGAAAGGCACGTGGCATCAGAAGCATGGACCAAATCGTGGTCCCTCCAGGCCTGGCTGAGGAGAAGGGCCAGGAGCGGTGGGAAGATGCAACTCAAACACTTTCTCAAATACCCTCTCTTTCCCCAAAGAGCAAGGAGAGCGTAAATTTCAGAATGCAATTAGGTTtagatttaaataataaagacTAGATTCTCCTTGTGTCCCCGATGGGCCAGCACCCCAACCAGCTGCTGCAGGGGAGGTGGGTGATCCCAGGCTCATACTTTGGCATTCATGGGGGTCCTGGTCATCTGCGGGTTTCCAGGGCTTGTCGTTGTAGAAGGGTGCACAGTGTTCACAGTTGGGGCCGGCGGTGTTGTGCTGGCAGACGCAGACCCCATGGACCTAGGAAAGGGGCCATAGGTTACCATGAATAATTATCACAGGAGCGTCCCAGCGATGGACTTGCCCTCTCCGCtctgtccccagggcccagctcagaCCCCAGCTCCTCCAGCCTTCACTCAGCTCCTATGACACTCCCAGATGCCGGCTTgtgtggtctgtgtgtgtgtgtgtgtgtgtgtgtgtgtgtgcatgcatgcacacccGCACTGCTCCtccatttaggtttttaaaagctCAGCCCTTGCATTTGGCCATCCCCATGCTGCCCAGTCCAAAGCAGCACCTGTAAAGTGCTTAGACAGCCTTGTTGGTAAACTGTGATTCTAGAAGcttgtgggccctctggagatGTACATTCCAACAATCTATGACTGCAGTTGTTTGGCTAATAAGACTGCAATGATGAATTGTTCCTAGACTCAATAAGGTATAAAAATAGAATAGCAATTGCGTGCTAATTGTCTTCCATATTAAGCTCACCACCGGCAGGCTGGCATCTAGGACTTATATTGTGTTTGCTCCATCCTCATCCCCTACTCACTCCTAACAGCACAGCTGAGCTGAACTAGCCGCTCCCAGGACAAGCCCTACTTTTCTCCACCTTTTGGCCTGTACTGACGTTTTTCTTCCGGACTAGAAGTCCCCTCACTCTCTATTCACCAGCAAAATCCTGCCAGCTAGAACGGCATGTCCTTCACCTGGCTTGCCTTGTCTCTCTAATTCCACGGATTTCAACTCTGAATGCACTTCAGAATTAtctggggagctttttaaaacaCACCAATGCCCAGGCCCAATTCAATCCAATCTCAGGGACGAGGCCCAGCCATCGGTACTTTATAAAGCGGTGATTCCATTGTGCAGCCAGATTTGAGAACCACCGGGGCTGGGCAGGCCATTGCCCTCCTCTACATCCTCATAGGCCAGCGATCCTGCTCAGCCTGTGTTCTGGTCTTTTGTTTATGGACCCTAATGGATGACACATCTCTGGCACTggtctccctctgccttcctctgtaGCCTAGGGCAAGCGCTGGCCCAGAAGTGGAAAGGATAAAGCTGCCCGACGCTCATGTCACCTGTATTTCCCTCAAGGGTCGCTTTACATGATTTCATCGTGCGCCTCTATCACTGGGGCAAATATCATAGTCCCATCTGTTAACAGAAGAACCGAAACCCCAGAAAAGTGAAATGACAGCTCCCTCTGCTTCTTGGTCCTCGACTCTCTCTCCTCTACTGATGGTTCTCAAGTTTGGTTTCACAGCAAAATCCCCTGGGTTGCTTCTTAAGCTGGAGTTTCTCTCTTCCGTGCCTGATGCGTCTGACTCAACAGCTCTGGGGTGGACTTAGCATCTGTGTTAGACTCTGTCCTCTCACCCTGCCCCATATCTCCCCCCTACATGGGACTTTACAGTCCCCAAACCAGTGGCTCTATGGCAGGATGTCAGAACCACCCTGGCAGGATGTTAGAATCACCCGGGgctttaaataacaataataaaatcagaGTGTATGAAGGTGTGGGTCTGGGTGATGTTTTTTAGCTCCCCGGGAAATTACAATGTGCAGCCAGTGCTGAAAATCAATGCCTTAAGTTCCCGCACAAACACCCATGCTTATACGTCTACTTATATGTATGCTTATACTTACATATACTTCTATGttactgaataaaaataatttcaaaccatAAAGCAGGTCCAAAGAAGTGCTGCAAAATCTGACCTTTGAAATGATAATCATTTAGAATCATTTTCACCATTGCTAAAATATTAAGTACTCGAGTCTTAAATTTAGTGCCCTCCCTCCTTTATAGAAGCCAAAGGCGCGTCAGTCTGCCCgggtcttgcccctcccctctcctttccctctccctgggcTGTCACCTGCACAGTGGTGGAGGGGCTGGCAGGGGCTCTGGAATTGGGGGCACAGCGGTCAGCATGGCCGTGACAGAAACAGCTCCCCTGCAGACGCAGCTGGGAAACGGCATAGTAGGCGCTGGGAGGGTGATAGCCCCTCTGGGGCACAGGGGCCAGCCTGGTGAAGTTGACTCTCAAGTTTGTGATCGCCCCCAGCTCTGAGGGGGACAAACAACAAGGAGGGAGGGGGTAGAGATGGGAAAATAAAGAACGGGAAGTTAGAGGCAAATAGAGACTCCTAGGGCAGGATGAGAAGGAAAGGAATTCTGGTCGCACCATTCCATCTTCCTCAACCTTCCCATGACAGAAAAGACCCACTCCACCCTGGCTCAGGCCTTTTGAGCCTCTGGGGCCACCACAATACCCCTATGGGCTGAGCAGGGCAAGTGTTCAATCCAACCATGTTGACAGAGGTAGGAAAGACAAGGAAATGTCCATGATCTGGGTTGCAACCATGTTTTGTTCCCCATCCACAGTCCCACAGGCTAGAGGAGTAGATACACTGACCTTGAATTTTTTGACTTTGAGTTGCTGGGATCCCAGAGGCTAAATCCATAAGGTTAAGTTGGATCTGCAGAGAGAGGGGAAATGGAAGACCTGAGGAAGAGGTGAACTGTGGTCCAAGCCCAGAGGTCCTCCTTTCCATTCAATGCCCTGACCTTCTCATACTAAGGTCTTTCTTACCTGGAGCCTGAGATGACCATGGATGTGAGGTCTGCCAATCactctgggggagggagatgaTCACTGGGCCTtagatgagtgtgtgtgtgtgtgtgtgtgtgtgtgtgtgtgtgtgtgtgtgtgtgtacaaccTCTCCTCTCCAGTTGAAAATATAGCTATCCCAAGAATTTCCTGATTTCCTTGGGTCAGAAGTTACAGTGAGATATATAATAGACATTATGAGGGTTTAGGGGATACTAATTTTCCAAAGACCCAGGATGAGTGAGAGGGTCCAGAGCCAAGGATGCATGGACATGCTGACCGCCACACTCTAGACAACCCCAGTTTCAACTATGCCGTTcttacttgattaaaaaaaaacactcattgGATGTGACTTCAGCTGCATATCCCAGGAAGAGTTTTCACATCAACCTCCCACAAATCAGGGAAAAGTCCCATGTTCTGACGTGTGATCTGGGGCATGTGGTTACGTGGATCTAGATACGGCAATAACCAAGGAGGAGTCGttgcagggaaggaaggagacgCACTGCCTACAGGAAAGGCAGCGCTCCGAGCAGCTCTGAGGGCTCCCCTGAGCCTCAGCCAgagaaaggagacaaaatacAGCCCCTgagggtgggagcgagggagcagtgatgaaagaaatgaaaggatttGACCCCAGGTGGGAGGATTCAAGGAGAGAGCTGAGTTGGGTTATGCAATACACTCAGTGTGTTTCTGAAATATCCTTCCTGGGCAGCAAAGCAGATGTGCAACAAAGACGTGCCCAGAGGGATCATTTGGGAGCTCAGGAAAGACAGCAAGGCTCACtg harbors:
- the LAMB3 gene encoding laminin subunit beta-3, with the protein product MRPLLLLYFVLPSVLCAQQACSHGACYPPVGDLLIGRTRFLRASSTCGLAKPETYCTQYGEWQMKCCKCDSSLSHNYNSHRVENVVSSSGPMRWWQSQNDVSPVSLQLDLDRKFQLQDIMMDFKGPMPAGMLIERSSDFGKTWQVYQYLAADCTSAFPRVRQGQPQSWQDARCQPLPPRPNRRLDGAKIQLNLMDLASGIPATQSQKIQELGAITNLRVNFTRLAPVPQRGYHPPSAYYAVSQLRLQGSCFCHGHADRCAPNSRAPASPSTTVQVHGVCVCQHNTAGPNCEHCAPFYNDKPWKPADDQDPHECQRCDCNGHSETCHFDPAVFAASQGTHGGVCDNCQHHTEGKNCERCQLHYFRNRRPGAPIQETCIPCECDPDGAVPGAPCDPVTGQCVCKEQVQGERCDLCKPGFTGLTYANPQGCHRCDCSVLGARRDMPCDEESGRCLCLPHVVGPKCDQCARYHWKLASGRGCEPCACDPHNSLSPQCNQFTGQCPCQEGFGGLTCNAAAIRQCPDKTYGDAAMGCRACDCDFRGTEGPGCDKASGRCLCRPGSTGPRCDQCQRGYCDHYPVCVACHPCFQTYDAGLRERALRLSSLRNATTSLWPGPGLEDRGLASRMLDTKNKLEQIQAILGGASVTEQEVAQVANAIVSIRQTLQGLQVDLPLEEETLSLPGDLENLDRSFNRLLVMYQSKREQFEKISSADPSGAFRMLTAAHQRSSQAAQQVADSSRWLLQLRDSRREAERLEQQLGGAGGAGGPQLAALRLQMASLPDLTPAANKLCGGPREMACTPGACPGELCPRDNGTACGSHCRGALPRAGGAFRTAGQVAEQLRGFNAQLQQTTQMIRAAEEATLQVQSDAQSLEMQVSTSRAQMEEDVTRTRLLIQQVRDFLSDPDTDIATIQEVSEAVLALWLPTDSATVLRKMNEIQAIAARLPNVDLVLSQTKQDIARARRLQAEAEQARSRAHTVEGQVEDVLGNLRQGTLALQEAQDTMQGTRRSLQLIQDRVAEVQQVLGPAERLVTSLMEQLGGFRARMEELGRQARQQRAQAAQAQQLAEEASKQALSAQEGFERIKQKYAELKDRLGRSPTLGEQGSRILSIKMEAEELFGETMEMMDKMKDMESELLRGSQAITLRSADLTGLEKHVEQIRNHINGRVLYYATCK